A genome region from Altererythrobacter aquiaggeris includes the following:
- the radA gene encoding DNA repair protein RadA produces MAKTKRRYICQACGGVSHRWQGQCADCSEWNTLAEDAPATVFSQKHDLSSGGRPVEFVPLDAPSVPLERRATGLAEFDRALGGGLVPGSAILMSGDPGIGKSTLLLQAAAKVAKDGGGAVYVSGEEASGQVRMRAARLGLADAPVKLAAATSVRDILTTLGNMETPALLVIDSIQTMHSDTIEGAPGTVSQVRGCAFELIRYAKESGCALVLVGHVTKDGSIAGPRVLEHMVDVVMAFEGERSHQYRILRALKNRFGAVDEIGVFAMAGDGLEEVGNPSTLFLSGQGEPLAGSAVFPAVEGTRPVLVEIQALIVRLQSGATPRRSVVGWDSSRLAMLLAVLESRCGLNFSSAEVYLNVAGGYRLADPAADVAVAAALVSALADKPLTGNSVWQGEISLAGEIRPVAHGGLRLKEAAKLGFSTGYGPEEPSGGTTGLSYRVMKRLPDLVDRIMAS; encoded by the coding sequence ATGGCCAAAACCAAACGACGCTATATCTGCCAGGCTTGTGGAGGCGTATCGCACCGCTGGCAGGGGCAATGTGCCGATTGCAGTGAGTGGAACACGCTGGCGGAGGATGCGCCGGCGACCGTGTTTTCACAAAAACATGATTTGTCGAGCGGCGGCAGGCCGGTGGAATTCGTGCCGCTAGATGCGCCGAGCGTGCCGCTCGAGCGGCGGGCAACCGGGCTGGCCGAGTTTGACCGGGCGCTTGGCGGCGGGCTGGTGCCAGGTTCCGCCATTTTGATGAGCGGTGATCCGGGTATCGGTAAATCGACCTTGCTTCTGCAAGCAGCAGCCAAGGTCGCCAAGGATGGCGGGGGCGCGGTTTACGTGAGCGGTGAGGAAGCATCGGGCCAGGTCCGTATGCGAGCTGCACGACTGGGTCTGGCGGATGCGCCGGTGAAACTGGCGGCGGCCACATCTGTCAGGGATATTCTCACGACGCTGGGCAATATGGAAACCCCCGCGTTGCTGGTGATCGATTCGATCCAGACCATGCATTCCGACACGATCGAGGGAGCACCGGGCACCGTCAGCCAGGTGCGCGGCTGTGCGTTTGAACTGATCCGCTATGCCAAGGAAAGCGGTTGCGCACTTGTGCTGGTCGGACACGTTACGAAAGACGGTTCGATTGCCGGACCGCGCGTGCTCGAACATATGGTCGATGTCGTCATGGCCTTTGAAGGGGAGCGGAGCCACCAGTATCGCATCCTGCGCGCACTCAAGAACCGGTTTGGTGCGGTCGATGAAATCGGTGTCTTCGCAATGGCAGGCGACGGTTTGGAGGAGGTTGGCAATCCTTCGACATTGTTCCTGTCAGGACAAGGTGAACCGTTGGCGGGAAGTGCAGTGTTCCCTGCGGTCGAGGGAACGCGTCCTGTGTTGGTCGAAATCCAGGCACTGATAGTCCGGCTACAAAGCGGTGCAACGCCGCGCCGATCGGTGGTCGGCTGGGACAGTAGCCGGCTGGCCATGCTTCTGGCGGTTCTCGAATCGCGCTGCGGGCTTAATTTCAGCAGTGCGGAAGTCTATCTCAACGTGGCGGGCGGATACCGGCTTGCCGATCCCGCGGCAGACGTTGCCGTGGCGGCCGCATTGGTCTCTGCGTTGGCTGATAAGCCGTTAACCGGCAATTCGGTGTGGCAGGGCGAAATTTCTTTGGCAGGCGAGATACGGCCCGTGGCGCATGGCGGACTTCGGCTTAAAGAAGCGGCAAAGTTAGGCTTTTCAACAGGATATGGTCCGGAAGAACCGTCCGGCGGGACAACCGGCCTTAGCTACCGTGTGATGAAAAGATTGCCCGATCTCGTTGACCGGATAATGGCAAGCTAA
- a CDS encoding patatin-like protein, which yields MRQKELRIALVCYGGVSLAVYMHGVTKELWKLARASRAFHSEDHLPVGAEGIYNELLCHIEAERDLKLRVLPDILTGASAGGINAVFLAQAIHSGQSLEPLTDLWLEYADVEALTDPDAVPWSRVAKLWAMPLVGWLLRRPGNMVSDSVASETREEVRGKISRLVRGRWFEPPFSGLGFSKLLCNALDSMARENADAPLLPPNHPIDLFVTATDFRGYLELLRLNSPPVAEESEHRLPVSFRGRVPREGGVNLADPLELTLAARSTASFPGAFPPLQLSEIDRLAAATGRQWTGRADFLERIMPVHVKHGNVDNVSLIDGSVLINAPFGGAISALKGRPAQREVDRRFVYIDPRPDRFGTQHKEKRGAKVGFFSAILGSLSTLPREQPIRDNLEEIEAQSLEAERMRRIVNALRPEVESAVERLFGRTLFLDKPTPKRLKSWRNKAQQAAAEQAGYPFHAYAQTKFDGIVQRLARVTMQAAPHLMMTDPMLIEQRLRSELAARGLDNLGAPAGGASPEAIVFFREHDIGFRIRRLRLIARRLSREWETDPMLSDGDGDTAREAIFAILSLYFEREGAAYMSESFGEIANNVLTNPGAVLDAFSGQRELVEIDDQAEQMLAVALAGMSRELRRRVLLAYLGFPFYDVATLPLLRNEGLTEFDPIKVDRISPDDAISIRAGGTLATLRGTEFYNFGAFFSRAYRENDYLWGRLHGAERMVDLVCSTVDEPLDAEMVANFKKRIFLAILTEEEGRLTADSNLVPTVRGEVEEQLG from the coding sequence ATGCGGCAAAAGGAACTCAGAATTGCGCTGGTATGTTACGGCGGGGTAAGTCTGGCCGTGTATATGCACGGCGTTACAAAAGAGCTCTGGAAGCTGGCACGTGCGAGCCGCGCGTTCCATTCCGAAGACCACCTGCCCGTTGGCGCAGAAGGCATCTACAATGAACTGCTGTGCCATATCGAGGCGGAGCGTGATCTGAAACTGAGGGTCCTTCCCGACATTCTCACCGGCGCAAGCGCAGGCGGGATCAATGCAGTTTTCCTCGCCCAGGCCATTCACTCCGGCCAGTCGCTCGAACCGCTTACCGATCTCTGGCTCGAATATGCCGACGTCGAGGCGCTGACCGATCCGGACGCCGTGCCGTGGTCCAGAGTTGCCAAGCTGTGGGCGATGCCACTGGTTGGCTGGCTGCTGCGGCGCCCGGGGAACATGGTGTCCGACAGCGTGGCGAGCGAAACCCGCGAAGAAGTTCGCGGCAAAATCAGCAGGCTGGTACGCGGCCGGTGGTTCGAACCGCCATTTTCTGGGCTGGGGTTTTCGAAACTGCTTTGCAATGCGCTGGATTCGATGGCCCGGGAGAACGCCGATGCGCCTTTACTGCCGCCCAACCATCCGATCGACCTGTTTGTAACTGCAACCGACTTTCGCGGTTACCTGGAGCTTCTACGTCTTAACAGTCCGCCGGTTGCAGAAGAAAGCGAGCACCGCCTGCCGGTAAGTTTTCGCGGCCGGGTCCCGCGTGAGGGCGGCGTGAATCTGGCCGATCCGCTGGAACTGACATTGGCTGCGCGCTCCACCGCAAGCTTCCCGGGCGCGTTTCCGCCGCTGCAACTTTCGGAAATAGACCGGCTGGCCGCTGCCACCGGCCGGCAATGGACAGGCCGGGCTGATTTTCTTGAACGGATCATGCCGGTGCACGTCAAACACGGCAACGTGGACAATGTTTCTCTCATAGACGGTTCGGTGCTGATTAACGCACCTTTCGGCGGCGCCATTTCGGCGCTCAAAGGACGCCCGGCCCAGCGCGAAGTCGATCGGCGGTTCGTATATATCGACCCGCGGCCCGACCGGTTCGGCACGCAGCACAAGGAAAAACGTGGCGCCAAAGTCGGATTTTTCTCGGCAATACTGGGATCGCTTTCCACCCTTCCGCGCGAACAACCCATCCGCGATAATCTGGAAGAAATCGAGGCGCAATCACTGGAAGCCGAGCGTATGCGGCGGATAGTGAATGCACTGCGTCCGGAAGTAGAATCGGCAGTTGAGCGGCTGTTTGGCCGAACGCTGTTTCTTGATAAGCCGACACCAAAGCGGTTGAAGAGCTGGCGGAACAAAGCCCAGCAAGCGGCTGCGGAACAGGCGGGCTATCCATTTCATGCCTATGCGCAGACGAAGTTTGACGGGATTGTCCAGCGCCTCGCCCGCGTAACGATGCAGGCCGCACCTCATCTTATGATGACGGATCCGATGCTGATCGAACAACGGCTTCGCAGTGAACTGGCTGCGCGCGGGTTGGACAATCTGGGTGCACCCGCCGGCGGCGCTTCGCCCGAGGCAATCGTGTTCTTTCGCGAACATGACATTGGTTTCAGAATTCGCCGTCTGCGTCTGATCGCGCGCCGTTTGTCACGCGAATGGGAGACCGATCCGATGCTGAGCGACGGCGACGGCGATACCGCGCGCGAGGCCATATTCGCAATACTTTCCCTGTATTTTGAACGGGAAGGCGCGGCTTACATGAGCGAGAGCTTTGGCGAGATAGCCAATAACGTCCTCACGAATCCCGGCGCAGTACTCGATGCGTTTTCTGGGCAGCGCGAACTGGTTGAGATCGACGATCAGGCAGAACAGATGCTGGCTGTCGCTTTGGCGGGGATGTCCAGGGAATTGCGGCGGCGCGTGCTGCTCGCCTATCTAGGTTTTCCGTTTTACGATGTCGCCACGCTACCGCTTTTGCGTAACGAAGGACTTACCGAATTTGACCCGATCAAAGTCGACCGGATTTCGCCGGATGATGCGATTTCGATCCGCGCGGGCGGAACGCTGGCCACCCTGCGCGGCACCGAATTTTATAATTTCGGCGCCTTTTTCAGCCGCGCTTACCGGGAAAACGACTATCTATGGGGTCGGCTTCACGGCGCGGAGCGAATGGTCGATCTTGTATGCTCGACCGTTGACGAACCGCTCGACGCAGAAATGGTTGCCAACTTCAAGAAAAGGATATTTTTGGCGATTCTGACAGAGGAAGAAGGTAGGCTAACCGCAGATAGCAATCTTGTCCCGACGGTACGCGGCGAAGTTGAAGAACAGCTGGGGTAA
- the dnaJ gene encoding molecular chaperone DnaJ, translated as MPATEIDYYDLLEVSRNADGAAIKSSYRKLAMKFHPDRNPGDADSEARFKAISQAYDCLKDPQKKAAYDRYGHAAFEQGMNGGGGGGPQGGFSDLGDIFETIFGGGFGGGGGQRQPRRGADLRYDMEITLEEAFHGKDAQIEIEVSQKCDICTGTGAEPGTGTRTCNLCHGHGKVRAQQGLFVVERACPTCHGRGEIIESPCKNCRGEGAVDAAQKLDVNIPPGVDTGTRIRLSGKGEAGPQGAPPGDLYIFLHIQRHGVFEREGTTLVTRMPISFSTASLGGTVEIPDPGGDTHSIEIPAGIQSGKQLRKRGAGMPVLQGRGRGDLVVEIAVETPTRLTARQKELLREFQESETGEESPECRGFFDKIKDAFGS; from the coding sequence GTGCCGGCTACCGAAATCGATTATTACGACTTGCTTGAAGTCTCCCGAAATGCGGACGGGGCGGCGATCAAATCGTCATACCGCAAACTTGCGATGAAGTTTCATCCTGACCGCAATCCGGGCGATGCCGATAGCGAAGCGCGGTTCAAAGCGATCAGCCAGGCCTACGACTGTCTGAAAGACCCGCAGAAAAAAGCGGCTTATGACAGATATGGCCATGCTGCTTTCGAGCAAGGCATGAATGGCGGCGGAGGGGGCGGCCCGCAAGGCGGGTTCTCAGATCTGGGCGACATTTTCGAAACCATATTCGGCGGCGGATTTGGCGGCGGAGGCGGTCAACGCCAACCTCGCCGCGGCGCAGATTTGCGTTATGACATGGAAATTACGCTTGAAGAAGCATTTCACGGTAAAGACGCGCAGATCGAAATCGAAGTCTCGCAAAAGTGCGACATCTGTACCGGCACCGGAGCGGAACCCGGTACCGGCACGCGGACTTGCAACCTTTGCCACGGCCACGGGAAAGTTCGTGCGCAGCAGGGATTATTCGTGGTCGAGCGGGCTTGTCCCACTTGCCACGGGCGCGGCGAGATCATCGAATCCCCGTGCAAGAACTGCCGGGGCGAGGGCGCGGTTGACGCTGCCCAGAAACTGGATGTCAATATCCCGCCCGGTGTCGATACCGGCACGCGGATCCGCTTGTCGGGTAAGGGCGAGGCCGGACCGCAAGGTGCGCCTCCGGGCGACTTGTATATTTTCCTGCATATTCAGCGGCACGGTGTTTTCGAACGCGAAGGCACGACCCTGGTAACCCGGATGCCGATCAGCTTCAGCACCGCATCGCTGGGCGGAACGGTCGAGATACCTGATCCGGGCGGAGATACGCATTCGATCGAGATTCCTGCCGGCATTCAGAGCGGCAAGCAGCTGCGTAAGCGCGGCGCTGGTATGCCCGTGCTACAAGGGCGCGGTCGCGGCGATCTTGTGGTGGAAATTGCAGTCGAAACACCAACCAGACTGACCGCCAGACAAAAGGAACTACTCCGGGAATTCCAGGAAAGCGAGACTGGCGAAGAAAGCCCTGAATGTCGCGGGTTTTTCGACAAGATCAAGGATGCATTTGGCAGTTAA
- the dnaK gene encoding molecular chaperone DnaK has product MAKVIGIDLGTTNSCIAVMDGGKPKVIENSEGARTTPSIVAFTKDGERLIGQPAKRQAVTNPDNTLFAIKRLIGRRFEDPMTKKDMELVPYDIVKGKNGDAWVEAGGEKYSPSQISAFILQKMKETAEAYLGENVTQAVITVPAYFNDAQRQATKDAGQIAGLEVLRIINEPTAAALAYGLDKEDGKTIAVYDLGGGTFDISVLEIGDGVFEVKSTNGDTFLGGEDFDAEIVEWLAAQFKKKENMDLKTDKLALQRLREAAEKAKIELSSAQTTEVNLPFITARMEGGASTPLHLVETISRSDLEKMVGALIKRTLEPCKKALKDAGIDKSAIDEVVLVGGMTRMPKVRKVVEEFFGKEPHTGVNPDEVVAMGAAIQAGVLQGDVKDVLLLDVTPLSLGIETLGGVFTRMIDRNTTIPTKKSQTYSTAEDNQQAVTIRVFQGEREMAADNKILGQFDLIGIPSAPRGVPQIEVTFDIDANGLVNVSAKDKGTGKEQQIRIQASGGLNEADIDQMVQDAEKFAEEDKKRRESAEARNNADSLVHATEKQLEEHGDKIDASLKADVEAALAEAKTALEGDDADAINAKSQALTEVAMKMGQSIYEQEQAAAGDAGDADAADEAAKADEDVVDAEFSEVDESASEDTKA; this is encoded by the coding sequence ATGGCTAAAGTAATCGGTATCGACCTTGGAACCACCAACAGCTGTATTGCTGTAATGGATGGCGGAAAGCCCAAGGTTATTGAAAATTCCGAAGGTGCGCGTACCACGCCTTCGATCGTTGCCTTCACCAAAGACGGCGAACGTCTGATCGGCCAGCCGGCCAAGCGTCAGGCAGTTACCAATCCGGATAACACGCTCTTTGCGATCAAGCGCCTTATCGGCCGCCGGTTTGAAGATCCCATGACCAAAAAGGACATGGAACTGGTTCCGTACGACATCGTCAAAGGCAAAAACGGCGATGCATGGGTCGAAGCCGGCGGCGAGAAGTACAGCCCTTCGCAAATTTCGGCTTTCATCCTGCAAAAGATGAAAGAGACCGCCGAGGCCTACCTTGGTGAGAATGTGACGCAGGCTGTCATCACAGTCCCTGCGTACTTCAATGATGCCCAGCGTCAGGCAACCAAGGATGCCGGCCAGATAGCCGGTCTCGAAGTGCTGCGTATCATCAACGAGCCGACAGCAGCCGCACTGGCTTATGGGCTGGACAAGGAAGACGGCAAGACCATCGCGGTTTATGATCTTGGCGGTGGTACATTCGATATTTCCGTTCTTGAAATCGGCGACGGGGTGTTTGAAGTGAAATCGACCAACGGGGACACATTCCTCGGCGGCGAAGACTTCGATGCCGAAATCGTCGAATGGCTTGCGGCCCAGTTCAAGAAAAAAGAGAACATGGATCTGAAGACCGACAAGCTTGCTTTGCAGCGCCTCCGCGAAGCTGCCGAAAAGGCCAAGATCGAACTGTCTTCTGCCCAGACGACCGAAGTCAATCTGCCGTTTATCACTGCACGTATGGAAGGCGGCGCTTCGACCCCGCTCCATCTGGTGGAAACCATCAGCCGCTCGGATCTTGAAAAGATGGTCGGCGCGCTGATCAAGCGGACGCTGGAGCCTTGCAAGAAAGCGCTGAAAGACGCCGGTATCGACAAGAGTGCGATTGACGAGGTTGTATTGGTTGGCGGTATGACCCGTATGCCCAAGGTGCGTAAGGTGGTCGAAGAATTCTTCGGCAAGGAACCGCACACCGGCGTAAACCCTGACGAAGTCGTTGCAATGGGTGCTGCCATTCAGGCAGGTGTCTTGCAGGGCGACGTCAAGGACGTTCTGTTGCTCGACGTCACCCCGCTGTCGCTGGGTATCGAGACACTGGGCGGCGTTTTCACCCGTATGATCGACCGCAACACCACGATCCCGACCAAAAAATCACAGACCTATTCGACCGCTGAGGATAATCAGCAGGCGGTGACGATCCGTGTATTCCAGGGCGAGCGCGAAATGGCTGCGGACAACAAAATTCTCGGCCAGTTCGATCTGATCGGTATTCCGTCAGCCCCGCGCGGTGTTCCGCAGATTGAAGTGACTTTCGATATCGATGCCAACGGTCTCGTGAATGTTTCGGCTAAAGACAAGGGCACCGGCAAGGAACAGCAGATCCGGATCCAGGCGTCTGGCGGTCTGAACGAAGCTGACATCGATCAGATGGTTCAGGATGCGGAGAAGTTCGCGGAAGAAGACAAGAAGCGCCGCGAAAGCGCCGAAGCGCGCAACAATGCGGACAGCCTTGTCCATGCCACTGAAAAACAGCTGGAAGAGCATGGCGACAAGATCGACGCATCGCTCAAGGCCGACGTGGAAGCGGCGCTGGCTGAAGCCAAGACAGCGCTCGAAGGCGACGATGCGGATGCCATTAATGCCAAGTCCCAGGCTCTGACCGAAGTCGCGATGAAGATGGGCCAGTCGATTTACGAGCAGGAACAAGCTGCTGCCGGAGATGCTGGTGATGCCGATGCTGCCGATGAGGCCGCCAAGGCTGACGAAGATGTGGTAGATGCCGAATTCTCCGAAGTGGACGAAAGCGCCAGCGAAGATACGAAGGCGTAA
- a CDS encoding copper chaperone PCu(A)C, translating to MKTTLLTATALAFATLGLAACGETATETPGAQVEGIPGVSVENARLVLPAVAGNPGVVYFDIKNDGERGVAIRNVDVAAAQSAQLHEMAEWELKMQMMPMDQKMVEPGQTVSFEPGAYHVMANGIAEGTAAGGTTEVTLTFLGGDKISFPADVRAAGEDR from the coding sequence ATGAAAACGACGCTTTTGACCGCCACCGCTCTTGCATTTGCCACTCTCGGGCTGGCAGCTTGCGGGGAAACCGCAACAGAAACGCCTGGCGCACAGGTCGAGGGAATTCCCGGGGTTTCGGTTGAGAATGCGCGCCTGGTCCTCCCCGCTGTCGCCGGCAATCCGGGCGTCGTTTATTTCGATATCAAAAATGACGGCGAACGCGGTGTCGCCATCCGCAATGTTGATGTCGCGGCAGCGCAATCTGCACAGCTGCATGAAATGGCGGAGTGGGAACTCAAGATGCAGATGATGCCGATGGATCAGAAAATGGTTGAACCCGGCCAAACTGTCAGTTTTGAACCCGGCGCCTATCACGTCATGGCCAACGGCATTGCAGAAGGCACTGCCGCGGGTGGAACCACCGAAGTTACCTTGACCTTTTTAGGCGGCGACAAGATCAGCTTTCCGGCTGATGTCCGCGCCGCGGGTGAAGATCGCTGA
- a CDS encoding vgr related protein has product MRNNPAASCPIGGERPLTSGERALAQSVFGTAIRYDEVRIRRKKWFPLQPRRVTMAPRGHIHFHPHSEAYCEDFSQVSVIRQGLFIHEMVHVWQSQQKGRWWLVFNRMPWARYDYSLKPGWGLERYGIEQQAEIVKHAFLLRNGFALAGATDARAYDLLVKFPGAS; this is encoded by the coding sequence TTGAGGAATAATCCGGCCGCTTCCTGCCCGATCGGCGGGGAGCGGCCGCTAACTTCGGGTGAAAGGGCGCTCGCACAGAGCGTCTTTGGTACCGCAATCCGCTATGATGAAGTACGCATTCGGCGCAAGAAATGGTTTCCCTTGCAGCCCAGGCGCGTGACGATGGCGCCGCGCGGCCACATCCACTTTCACCCTCACAGCGAAGCTTATTGCGAGGACTTCTCACAAGTCTCCGTCATTCGTCAGGGGCTGTTTATCCACGAGATGGTGCACGTTTGGCAAAGCCAGCAAAAGGGCCGCTGGTGGCTGGTTTTCAACCGGATGCCCTGGGCGCGCTACGATTACAGTCTGAAGCCGGGCTGGGGTCTGGAGCGATACGGGATCGAGCAGCAGGCAGAGATCGTGAAACACGCATTCTTGCTTAGAAATGGCTTTGCATTGGCCGGTGCGACCGATGCGCGTGCCTATGATCTGCTGGTGAAATTTCCCGGCGCAAGTTGA
- a CDS encoding indoleamine 2,3-dioxygenase, producing the protein MEITDYGMSRERGFLSHYEIDAVTLPPRFDETLRAANNLSGLLSTGRIRHWLHMLPDPVLEDWVISAPDEELRTAMVHYSFLVQAYVWGETIPPAALPANLARPIAALAKQLGQAPLLPYSGYVLDNWARLDKHGPIALDNIFMYQNFAGGDDENWFVLIHVAIEAQAGVLLDNAVKLVDAAHSGNAGEAERLLTEMEGAWENIYEIFKRMPERCDPYIYFQRVRPYIHGWANNPALGGGLIYEGVDAFGGMPQALRGQTGSQSSIVPAMDALFGVTHSDDPLKSFLDELHNYRPVLHRRFIDDLARQSNLRTFVELSDIQSLKNAFNRCTEQVARFRTRHLEYAASYINKQAANVPGNDPDVGTGGTPFMKYLKKHRDENRAQTVA; encoded by the coding sequence ATGGAGATCACAGACTACGGCATGTCGCGCGAACGCGGCTTTCTATCGCATTATGAAATCGATGCGGTCACGCTCCCGCCAAGGTTTGACGAAACGTTGCGGGCGGCGAATAATCTTTCGGGCCTGCTATCCACAGGGCGCATACGGCATTGGCTGCATATGCTACCGGACCCGGTACTTGAAGACTGGGTGATTTCCGCACCGGACGAAGAGCTTCGCACCGCAATGGTGCATTACAGCTTTCTGGTGCAGGCTTATGTCTGGGGCGAAACCATACCGCCTGCTGCCCTCCCCGCCAATTTGGCAAGGCCGATTGCGGCGTTGGCCAAGCAACTTGGCCAGGCACCGTTGTTGCCATATTCGGGCTATGTGCTCGACAATTGGGCGCGGCTGGACAAGCATGGCCCGATCGCTCTCGACAATATATTCATGTACCAGAATTTTGCGGGCGGTGACGACGAAAACTGGTTCGTACTTATCCATGTCGCGATCGAGGCACAGGCCGGCGTTTTGCTCGACAATGCGGTGAAGCTGGTAGATGCGGCGCATTCCGGAAATGCCGGGGAGGCCGAGCGGCTGCTGACCGAAATGGAGGGCGCTTGGGAGAATATCTACGAGATTTTCAAGCGGATGCCCGAACGCTGCGATCCGTATATCTATTTCCAGCGTGTCCGGCCCTACATTCATGGCTGGGCCAACAATCCGGCGCTGGGCGGCGGGCTGATTTACGAAGGCGTCGACGCCTTTGGAGGAATGCCGCAGGCGCTGCGCGGGCAAACCGGATCACAAAGTTCGATCGTCCCCGCGATGGATGCGCTTTTCGGCGTTACGCACAGTGACGACCCGCTGAAAAGCTTCCTCGACGAATTGCACAATTATCGGCCCGTTTTGCACCGCAGGTTCATCGATGACCTGGCCAGGCAATCGAACTTGCGAACATTTGTCGAACTGTCAGATATCCAGTCGCTGAAAAATGCGTTTAACAGATGTACCGAACAAGTGGCGCGTTTTCGCACCCGGCATCTGGAATATGCTGCCAGCTATATCAACAAACAGGCCGCCAATGTTCCAGGCAATGATCCCGATGTCGGAACAGGCGGCACACCTTTCATGAAATATCTCAAGAAACACCGCGACGAAAATCGCGCGCAAACTGTGGCCTAG
- a CDS encoding nucleotide exchange factor GrpE — MIDEKPEPQDDAVAEELEGVPEELLDTGEPEDNGDSGDTLAGALASLRDDLEAAKQETLYAKAETQNVRRRMEKDITDARTYASTGFARDVLSVADNLSRGIEAIPEDLREDSKFKGLVQGIQATQRELDKVFNQHGISRIASVGLPLDPNQHQAMLEIPSDDAEPGTIVQEMQAGYMIKDRLLRPAMVAVAKKPD; from the coding sequence ATGATTGACGAAAAGCCCGAACCGCAGGACGATGCGGTGGCGGAGGAACTGGAAGGCGTGCCGGAAGAACTGCTCGACACCGGCGAGCCGGAGGACAACGGAGACAGCGGTGATACTCTGGCTGGTGCGCTCGCTTCCTTGCGCGACGATCTGGAGGCAGCAAAGCAGGAAACGCTTTATGCGAAAGCTGAAACCCAGAATGTGCGCCGCCGGATGGAAAAGGACATCACCGACGCCCGGACCTATGCCTCGACCGGATTTGCCCGCGATGTTCTGTCGGTGGCTGACAATTTGTCACGCGGGATCGAGGCAATCCCAGAAGATCTGCGTGAAGACAGCAAGTTCAAAGGTCTGGTGCAGGGCATTCAGGCAACGCAGCGCGAGTTGGACAAGGTGTTCAACCAGCACGGCATCAGCCGGATCGCATCGGTCGGGCTTCCGCTCGACCCGAACCAGCATCAGGCGATGCTTGAAATACCCAGCGATGATGCGGAACCGGGCACGATTGTGCAGGAGATGCAGGCTGGATACATGATCAAGGATCGCCTTTTGCGCCCGGCCATGGTGGCTGTTGCCAAAAAGCCGGACTGA
- the hrcA gene encoding heat-inducible transcriptional repressor HrcA yields the protein MAAISPLDRTVPELTERAREIFRLVVEGYIESGLPVGSKTLAGGGGLNLSPASIRSVLKDLEVCGLLSAPHTSAGRMPTESGLRLFVDGMMQVAEPTAEERAAIEARLAEPGPIERALETTSSLLSDLTGAAGMVMVPTRETRLAQINLVSISHDRALAVLVGEDGHVENRVVDLPGGVALSALEQASSYMSSRFAGRTLPEAAKAIGLEIASGKSALDAASRDLVERGLAVWSQDASKRPVLIVRGQANLLDDHTLSDIERVRSLIDDLENKQSVSELLERARHAEAARIFIGSENRLFALSGSSVIAAPYRDREGKVVGVLGVIGPTRLNYARVVPMVDFTARSLGKLIA from the coding sequence ATGGCTGCAATTTCTCCCCTCGATCGGACGGTACCCGAACTGACCGAACGCGCACGCGAGATTTTCCGGCTTGTGGTCGAAGGCTATATCGAATCGGGTCTGCCGGTCGGTTCCAAAACGCTTGCGGGAGGGGGAGGGCTGAACCTGTCGCCCGCCTCGATCCGCTCGGTGCTCAAGGATCTGGAAGTTTGCGGTTTGCTATCTGCGCCGCATACCAGTGCAGGGCGTATGCCGACCGAAAGCGGGCTGCGCCTGTTTGTTGACGGGATGATGCAGGTCGCTGAACCCACCGCTGAGGAGCGCGCCGCAATCGAGGCGCGGCTGGCAGAGCCGGGCCCGATCGAGCGGGCGCTCGAAACGACCAGTTCGCTATTGTCCGACCTTACCGGCGCTGCGGGGATGGTGATGGTTCCGACGCGGGAAACGCGGCTGGCGCAGATAAACCTTGTTTCCATTTCGCATGACCGGGCGCTGGCGGTGCTGGTGGGTGAAGACGGTCACGTCGAAAACAGAGTTGTCGATCTGCCTGGCGGGGTTGCGCTGTCGGCCCTGGAACAAGCATCGAGCTATATGTCTTCGCGGTTTGCGGGGCGCACATTGCCCGAGGCTGCCAAGGCTATCGGTCTGGAAATTGCGTCAGGCAAATCGGCGCTTGATGCTGCCAGCCGTGACCTGGTTGAGCGCGGTCTGGCTGTGTGGAGCCAGGATGCTTCGAAACGGCCTGTATTGATTGTCAGGGGGCAGGCCAATTTGCTCGACGACCATACGCTGAGCGATATCGAGCGCGTCCGGTCACTGATCGATGATCTGGAAAACAAACAATCGGTTTCCGAACTGCTCGAAAGAGCGCGTCATGCCGAAGCAGCGAGAATCTTCATCGGATCGGAAAACCGCCTGTTCGCATTATCGGGATCATCCGTGATTGCGGCTCCCTACAGGGACCGTGAAGGGAAAGTCGTGGGTGTTTTGGGTGTGATCGGCCCCACGCGGTTGAATTACGCACGCGTGGTCCCCATGGTAGATTTCACGGCCCGATCCCTGGGCAAACTCATCGCATAA